Proteins from a single region of Seriola aureovittata isolate HTS-2021-v1 ecotype China chromosome 9, ASM2101889v1, whole genome shotgun sequence:
- the tcea2 gene encoding transcription elongation factor A protein 2 isoform X3 — translation MAKNQEVERIAKKLDKMVHKKNTEGALDMLRELKNIKMSLETLQSTRVGMSVNAVRKQSSDEEVQTLAKALIKSWKKLLDGSEGKSEEKKGEGSPVRSSSTSKDCDSEKSSKKSGETPTTPTSPTLPARVTSFPPAPVTTDSVRNKCRELLVAALQTDDDHKTIGVDCEHLAAQIEEQIFQEFKSTDMKYKSRLRSRISNLKDQKNPDLRRNVLCGNISPQRIASMTAEEMASAELKQIREALTKESIREHQLSKVGGSETDMFICNKCHGKSCTYTQVQTRSADEPMTTFVLCNSCGNRWKFC, via the exons ATGGCTAAAAACCAGGAAGTGGAGCGCATCGCCAAAAAGCTGGATAAAATGGTGCACAAGAAGAATACG GAAGGTGCTCTCGACATGTTGAGGGAACTGAAGAACATCAAGATGTCTCTGGAGACCCTGCAG TCCACCAGAGTCGGGATGTCAGTGAACGCGGTGAGGAAACAGAGCTCAGATGAAGAGGTTCAGACTCTGGCCAAAGCTCTCATCAAGTCCTGGAAGAAactgctgg ATGGATCAGAGGGGAAGTcggaggagaagaagggggaAGGCTCTCCTGTGAGGTCATCATCCACTTCCAAAGACTGTGACAGCGAAAAAAG CAGTAAGAAGTCTGGGGAGACCCCCACCACCCCAACCTCTCCCACCCTTCCCGCTCGGGTCACCTCCTTCCCCCCCGCCCCCGTCACCACCGACAGCGTACGGAACAAGTGTCGAGAGCTGCTGGTGGCCGCGCTGCAGACCGACG ATGACCACAAGACCATTGGAGTTGACTGCGAGCACCTTGCAGCACAAATTGAAGAACA GATCTTCCAGGAGTTTAAGTCTACAGACATGAAGTATAAAAGTCGTCTACGAAGCCGCATCTCAAACCTGAAGGACCAGAAGAATCCCGACCTGCGGCGCAACGTCCTGTGTGGAAACATCTCGCCTCAACGCATCGCCAGCATGACGGCAGAG gagatgGCGAGTGCAGAGCTAAAGCAGATAAGAGAGGCTTTGACCAAAGAGTCCATCAGAGAACATCAGTTGTCGAAGGTCGGAGGAAGTGAGACGGACATGTTCATCTGCAACAAGTGTCACGGAAAGAGCTGCACGTACACACAG GTGCAGACACGCAGCGCTGATGAGCCCATGACGACCTTTGTGTTGTGTAATAGCTGTGGCAACCGATGGAAG ttcTGTTGA
- the tcea2 gene encoding transcription elongation factor A protein 2 isoform X1, whose translation MAKNQEVERIAKKLDKMVHKKNTEGALDMLRELKNIKMSLETLQSTRVGMSVNAVRKQSSDEEVQTLAKALIKSWKKLLDGSEGKSEEKKGEGSPVRSSSTSKDCDSEKSSKKSGETPTTPTSPTLPARVTSFPPAPVTTDSVRNKCRELLVAALQTDDDHKTIGVDCEHLAAQIEEQIFQEFKSTDMKYKSRLRSRISNLKDQKNPDLRRNVLCGNISPQRIASMTAEEMASAELKQIREALTKESIREHQLSKVGGSETDMFICNKCHGKSCTYTQVQTRSADEPMTTFVLCNSCGNRWKLWRENCQ comes from the exons ATGGCTAAAAACCAGGAAGTGGAGCGCATCGCCAAAAAGCTGGATAAAATGGTGCACAAGAAGAATACG GAAGGTGCTCTCGACATGTTGAGGGAACTGAAGAACATCAAGATGTCTCTGGAGACCCTGCAG TCCACCAGAGTCGGGATGTCAGTGAACGCGGTGAGGAAACAGAGCTCAGATGAAGAGGTTCAGACTCTGGCCAAAGCTCTCATCAAGTCCTGGAAGAAactgctgg ATGGATCAGAGGGGAAGTcggaggagaagaagggggaAGGCTCTCCTGTGAGGTCATCATCCACTTCCAAAGACTGTGACAGCGAAAAAAG CAGTAAGAAGTCTGGGGAGACCCCCACCACCCCAACCTCTCCCACCCTTCCCGCTCGGGTCACCTCCTTCCCCCCCGCCCCCGTCACCACCGACAGCGTACGGAACAAGTGTCGAGAGCTGCTGGTGGCCGCGCTGCAGACCGACG ATGACCACAAGACCATTGGAGTTGACTGCGAGCACCTTGCAGCACAAATTGAAGAACA GATCTTCCAGGAGTTTAAGTCTACAGACATGAAGTATAAAAGTCGTCTACGAAGCCGCATCTCAAACCTGAAGGACCAGAAGAATCCCGACCTGCGGCGCAACGTCCTGTGTGGAAACATCTCGCCTCAACGCATCGCCAGCATGACGGCAGAG gagatgGCGAGTGCAGAGCTAAAGCAGATAAGAGAGGCTTTGACCAAAGAGTCCATCAGAGAACATCAGTTGTCGAAGGTCGGAGGAAGTGAGACGGACATGTTCATCTGCAACAAGTGTCACGGAAAGAGCTGCACGTACACACAG GTGCAGACACGCAGCGCTGATGAGCCCATGACGACCTTTGTGTTGTGTAATAGCTGTGGCAACCGATGGAAG TTATGGAGGGAAAATTGTCAGTAA
- the tcea2 gene encoding transcription elongation factor A protein 2 isoform X2, which yields MAKNQEVERIAKKLDKMVHKKNTEGALDMLRELKNIKMSLETLQSTRVGMSVNAVRKQSSDEEVQTLAKALIKSWKKLLDGSEGKSEEKKGEGSPVRSSSTSKDCDSEKSKKSGETPTTPTSPTLPARVTSFPPAPVTTDSVRNKCRELLVAALQTDDDHKTIGVDCEHLAAQIEEQIFQEFKSTDMKYKSRLRSRISNLKDQKNPDLRRNVLCGNISPQRIASMTAEEMASAELKQIREALTKESIREHQLSKVGGSETDMFICNKCHGKSCTYTQVQTRSADEPMTTFVLCNSCGNRWKLWRENCQ from the exons ATGGCTAAAAACCAGGAAGTGGAGCGCATCGCCAAAAAGCTGGATAAAATGGTGCACAAGAAGAATACG GAAGGTGCTCTCGACATGTTGAGGGAACTGAAGAACATCAAGATGTCTCTGGAGACCCTGCAG TCCACCAGAGTCGGGATGTCAGTGAACGCGGTGAGGAAACAGAGCTCAGATGAAGAGGTTCAGACTCTGGCCAAAGCTCTCATCAAGTCCTGGAAGAAactgctgg ATGGATCAGAGGGGAAGTcggaggagaagaagggggaAGGCTCTCCTGTGAGGTCATCATCCACTTCCAAAGACTGTGACAGCGAAAAAAG TAAGAAGTCTGGGGAGACCCCCACCACCCCAACCTCTCCCACCCTTCCCGCTCGGGTCACCTCCTTCCCCCCCGCCCCCGTCACCACCGACAGCGTACGGAACAAGTGTCGAGAGCTGCTGGTGGCCGCGCTGCAGACCGACG ATGACCACAAGACCATTGGAGTTGACTGCGAGCACCTTGCAGCACAAATTGAAGAACA GATCTTCCAGGAGTTTAAGTCTACAGACATGAAGTATAAAAGTCGTCTACGAAGCCGCATCTCAAACCTGAAGGACCAGAAGAATCCCGACCTGCGGCGCAACGTCCTGTGTGGAAACATCTCGCCTCAACGCATCGCCAGCATGACGGCAGAG gagatgGCGAGTGCAGAGCTAAAGCAGATAAGAGAGGCTTTGACCAAAGAGTCCATCAGAGAACATCAGTTGTCGAAGGTCGGAGGAAGTGAGACGGACATGTTCATCTGCAACAAGTGTCACGGAAAGAGCTGCACGTACACACAG GTGCAGACACGCAGCGCTGATGAGCCCATGACGACCTTTGTGTTGTGTAATAGCTGTGGCAACCGATGGAAG TTATGGAGGGAAAATTGTCAGTAA